In Citrus sinensis cultivar Valencia sweet orange chromosome 3, DVS_A1.0, whole genome shotgun sequence, the sequence taatcaattaaactcttctactaattttttttcttaggttCTTTGACTATcttttatcataaattttaatataagttttattttgctattttattattatgatataaaaagacaaaattagcCTCATAAAACATgagttattatatataataatttaggtatttgattttgcaacttataatctaatatttttaaatgaaacctaattattatttcattgcCCTTACGCgtaaatgacataaatttaacaacctaataatttacatgagAATTGTGCTATTAAGACGCtatgttagtttaattaaaaaataataatcatactaataaagtagtattaaaaacaatGAGTTTGgtacaaattagaaaaatattgaagttaaagtaaattcttgataattttacgttgtaagggtaaaataatcaatttaaacttatgtCAAAGCAatctttttaatcaaatatactaaataaatctaattcacaaaaatttaattaacatagatttaattaattaattctccaaAACCCttcttgatttgaaaattttaaaaataatgtgcaacttttataattatttttttgaaaatggggTGGAATCATACAAAAATGTGGAGTGGAGATATCATCACtcataaaaaacttaaaaacttatataaagtgagttttatttatttatttatttattttttcaggaAAGAATCCTTGTTAGTTTTGGTAACTTGTAAAGTTCTATAACCAATCCTAGTTAAACTCTCGTACCTGGTGGTTTAGAATTTCAtacaatctctctttctttgtCTCATAAAcccttcaaaatattttctcttctctgtGATCGAGTTTCTTCAGTCACtcttttaccaaaaccagaAGAGGTAAATATCAACTTTGTTGCTTCTTTCATTGTTGTGTACATTACATTGCTGAATGTgttacaatttaattattgtcatgcacttcttttaattgaaaaaaaaaaaaattaggaccCTTATACGATTATACTTGATCATCGAAATTGAGAcctttatgataaattaatatgactATATATTATAGACAATGAGTGTGTCAATGTGTGTGGATGCGTTGGAAGTCTATATTCAATGAGATCGCTCCCTGTAAGGTTGCAGCTGGGATTTAGTTTTTAATCTCtggaataatttaataaaaattacttgagtTCTTTTCAGTGCATTCTGTAATTAAGTTATAGGCTTGTTTATGTATTAGACTTTATATTGATTACTGAAAATTTCATGTATTGCTCTAGCAGCGCCTGCTGCAAGTAATTCAGATTTTTTCAGAAATCAATTGTAAGTAGTTCAGTTGTCATATTGGCTTGGCTGCGGAGTAGTTTTAATGCAGGGGAGCCTAAGGTGCTCttggtttgataaatttataaagaaaattgataatagGACTTAAAAACCCAGCATTGCCTCTATTGGCTGTTACTGATGTAATATATGTTTCTCTACGATGGGAATTTCTTTTGCCATTTTCTGTTCGTATCAAAAATTTGTCAGCAGTTATTATTTGCTCATGTAGGACTGAAGAATGGCGACAGGGCAATGGGCTGATCTTCCCTCTGAGCTACTATCATTAATCGCGGAACGTTTAGGCGTAATTGATCTTTTCAGTTTCAGCATTGTGTGTAAAGGTTGGAATTCAGCTGCATCTACGCCTTCATCTCAGATTTCAGCTCAGATTATATCCTCCCCAAATCGTGCCCTGTGGTTTCTACTCTATGGTAAAAATTCTCAATGCTTTTTGGTCAGCGAAACAGACAAGAAGTACAAGATCAGTATCCCAGAGATGAATGGGGCAGCGTGCATTGCATCAAAGGAGGGGTGGCTTCTTTTACACAGGGATGACTCACCGTTCTTCTTTTGCCCCTTTTCGGCTTCTAAAATAGACCTTCCCAAGTTCCGCAAATCAGAACAATGCAATGTTGTTGCTACATTTTCGGCTCCTCCCACGTCCGAAGATTGCATTGTTGCTGTTGCGTGCCAGAATGCACCAGGAGTTGATCTACATCTGCTTTCTCGGGGAGCAAAAGAGTGGACGACGCACACATGCACCCATCTCAACGGGCTCATAAAGACTATTACAGGTGCTGCTTATGCTGATAACACATTCCAGTTCTATGATGATAAAGACAGACTTCTTACCTTCACTCCCGAAAATGGAAAgtggaaaaattataaaataatttttggctCTGGAGAAGATCATCCGAATACTGAAACTGTGCCGTTCTTCCTTTGGAGGGACAGCTTTAAACGCTGTAGCATGAACGAGAGGTTGGGTCTAGGCGAGGACGTATCGGTTAGTACTTGCGGCACAGTGGTTCCAGATGGTCGCCATGGCAAAATTCTCTTCAATGAGAGAGTCTCTCAACAATCTAAAAGCCGTGGCCTAAGAGGAGTATGGATCGAACCTCGGTCCCCTCAGATTCCTCCAGAAATGAGTTGGTAGATATATGAGTTCTTAAGTCAATTCTTACTTACTTTTTTATGTTTAGTATATAGAAGTATTGCCATTTTTGGAGTTTAagagtttttaattattagcgTTCCTTTATATATTTGCAACATAATAATGGGTTGCTTAAAAACTTTTGAACGACGCTTGGAGAGCTCTCTTCtttttgacataattatttCAGAATTTCAACTCAATAAACAGTTGTTGAGTTAGAATATTAATGCCATGTTTTGTGGCCGCTCTGACATTGGAGCATTGTCCAAAAGTGGGGCCGACATTCTAAATTTCTAATGTTTTGGTAGGCAAAGCCGAGTGGTGGTGGACCACTTTCTTGTAGGTTGACTTATTTTGAACATGATGACGTTGCTTTTCAATTTCCAGAGAGCTGGATTCAGATTCAGGATACAGAAAggtgtaataatatatatatatatttttcctcCAGGCCATGTGAATTTGGACCCTCCAATTTCAGATCCTTACAAATCAGAGGTGGTCCTTTTGATCAAGGTTCCCCGTCATCCATCTTTTTCCTTGCGACCTTTTGCACTTTCAAGAGTTCCAATATTCCAGCCTGTTGTGTTGATAGCTTTCAATTGgcgataattattttactgcTTCGGCTCTTCATCGGCTGAGGAGGCTACTATGGTTTCGTAACTACATTGATTCCGTGCACTATAAcatagaaaatgataaaaagctATTAATGGTGgcagcaattaaaaaaaaaattataaaattgggTGGTattatattagaaaataaaattctctcTTGATCTAATCATgtattgaataaataatttaagtgtgctatagttaataaataaataaaaattaatttttatcaatacactattattaaaagacatataaaaaaaattaaaagatcagCTAAACTTAAATTAGCAAAAGATCACAttcctaaaaaataatactaactCTTAACTTCACAATATCACACCATAagattttatcattgttttatCGACATTACGCCGCATTTTTAGGTTTAAATATAAGTAGTCTTGTAATATATGCCTCAATTTAATCGTCATTACCTTTTATTGGTTGAACTAACTACCCCGAAAAAAGTGAAAACCGACGTGTCGTCGAGAAAAGAAACGAGAAGTCGTCCAATCCAACGAACCTTAAATATACAAGTCATGTCATGAACATAGACGCTTATAAAGTCCAATCTTAGACATTGCAACTTGTTGGAAGGGCATATTCTGTCCATCACATACTCTATTGCCGTTTCACTGAAGTAGCAAGCAACTCTTCTCCCTCTCACCCTCTctcccctctctctctctctctctctgtgtaaAGCTCTAGCTGCTGCAAGGAAATATGATCAGACAGGGACTGAGGTTTGTTTCTCCAACtgctttctctctttctcttaaATGTTTAAGAGAATTAGTTGAGGTTTTCTGcagtttcttttaatcttcattcttcattttcatagATAAGGCATCTGGGTTTCCATTCTGTTTCTGCTAAGACTAATCATATGTCAGCTTCTAATGCCTTCTCTCctttgttttctgttttcaTTTGGTGCTTGTTTGTCACTATTATAGGGTATGAAATGAGTTGGCTTGCCCACCAATTATACCGTCTTCATTTTCATCTACTCTCTCTTGATCTCTTGTCTGTTGGCATTGTTTATCGAACGAGTTTATAATACAGCTTATTCATCACTGTTCTATTTTTGAAACAGCAAAAAAGTGCCCATTTCAATAGCTCTACTTGCTGAGAGATGCAGCAGGGGATTATCCACAGAGTCAAGGTATGCTATGAAATTAACGTTGCCCTTACTTCCCCCTTTTCTTTGAAGTATTTGCTTACTTACTACAGAAGAAAACTCTGGTTGAtgccaaaatatatatatatatatatatatataatattgcCAGTAAGAAGCCAAAccgtattttaataatattatccaTTAACTGTTTGCCGGACCGTGTCTTCTTTTGCTACAGGTCCATGTCCGAACACTTAGAAtagatttttcaattaaatgacaatattatatatatcttgTAACAGCCgtcctttttgttttatttgaagttCGTTATTGGGTACTgattaactttaattaatcTAAAGTCATGAAGCGAGTTCTAGGAAGTAGTTAGGCAATTGTTTATTTGTCACATGGCAGCTTCTGCCTGCCCTCTGGTCACCCGCAAAACGAACCAAAAAATTGAACTGTTactatgtaaatattttaagataaaacaTCAAGAGGCAATTATCTGGCATAATCTGCAATTAGTACTTTGCTTCTCAATACACAATTAAGATGGAATTTTCAGTTTGCATATGGTAATTGAagtgttttgttttatcttgTGATAAAGAAAGCTAGAAGAGAAAGTAGCACTGATCACTGGAGCAGCAAGTGGTATTGGAAAAGCAACAGCTGCAAAATTTATCAGCAATGGTGCCAAAGTTGTTATTGCTGATATTCAACACCAACTTGGCCAACAAACTGCAAAAGAACTTGGACCTAATGCCACCTTCATTGCCTGTGACGTCACCAAAGAATCAGATGTCTCTGATGCTGTTGATTTCACCATATCTAAACACAACCAACTTGACATCATGTACAACAATGCAGGGGTAGCCTGCAAAACTCCCAGAAGTATTGTGGACCTTAACCTTGAAGTTTTTGATCAAGTCATGAGGATCAATGTGCGAGGAGTTGTGGCTGGTATCAAGCATTCCACTCGTGTCATGATTCCGCGCAGAAGTGGTTGCATTCTGTGTACAGCCAGTGTTACAGGATTATTGGGCGGGCTCGCGCAGCACACGTATTCTGTTTCCAAGTCAGCCATCATAGGACTAGTCAAATCTATGGCAGCTGAGCTATGTGAGTATGGAATCAGGATTAATTGCATATCGCCTTTTGCAATTCCAACTCCTTTTGTGATGGAAGAAATGAGTCAGATTTATGCTGGTGTTGATGCTTCACGGCTTCTGGAATTGGTATACAGTACTGGTGTGTTAGAAGGAACACACTGTGAACCCAATGATATTGCTAATGCCGCACTCTATCTGGCATCTGACGATGCCAAGTATGTAAGTGGGCATAATTTGGTAGTGGATGGAGGTTTTACATCATTTAAGAATCTGAAATTGCCTGCACCTGTTCAGGTGTTGTAAAAGTTCATTGCCCATCGCGGTTTGAAGGAATATTATGATCATAAATGTCATCTTCCTCAAGTGTAAAAAGATGGAATATGCTGTATATGATTTCTAATTGCTAATTAGAAGTTGTTTACAGATCATATGAGGAATCTACCTCTTATATTAGCTACTTATCTGTTTATTTATCATACAGGGCCATACTAAAAAGCCAAGTTAATTCTTTCTTGGAGATTTtagaaatattaatacaaGTGCTTGTCTTGATATCTTATTAGCATTTTCCTGATATTTTGCTAgcatatacaaatattttgatggGCATGCAAGTGAGTATAGGAGCTCGAGCTCTTAACTGGTATATCATCAACCATCTGTCAGGGGAGAAGCTAGAAACCatcttcacaaaattattacttCAATACCTCACAGGACTAAGTGCAGGAATTTAGGCGCAACAATCAGAAAGTGAAGGAATTTAAGCGCAACAATCAGAACTGTTCTAAAACAAGCTTGCGCATGAAATCCTCTGGAGCTGCAAATCAGTGGAAGCAGGATGTTCTAAGACACAAATCACTGTTATTTGGAACGACAGATTAAAACTAAAAGGAAGTGGGGATTGATACCTAAGCCACCAGTGAAAAGTCTGAATTGACCTAGAGCCTGCCTGATGAACATCTCAACCCCGCTCACAACAGTGGCTCCAACCTCAGCAGCCTCTCTCAGGAGCCTTGTATTTCTAGGTGTATAGACCGCATCAAATACGAGCTCATATGCTTTCAAGGCCTCCTAAACAATCATGGAAGGTGAAGGATTTAGTAATCAATATGAGTACTTATATATAATCTTCAAGGAAAGAGATTTCAGGAGAATTACGACCTTGGGAACAGGACTTTGATCGGAATTTGGTTCCATTCCAATGGCAGAAGCATTTGCAAGAATCATGCCCTTCTCTGGGAAGAATTCATGCAAATATTCAAAATGCAGAGCTTCCCCTGAAACTGCATCTGCTAGAGCCTTTGCTCTCTCTTTTTAGAAGAATGTCAAAGTTAGACATAGAGAAGAAAGGCTGCTTGATTTTAACATGAAGGAAATTTTTAACCTGCCTTACCATAGTTGCGGTTGAAGATGATGACCCGAGCTCCTCTACTTTTGGCTCCAAAAGCCAAAGCTCTTCCTGCTCCTCCTGCTCCGACCAACACAAAAATTTTCCCAGCTATAGGAGAAGTGTGTGATGCCACCCCATTGATTCCTTGCCTTTCTGTACACCCCATGAAAATGCATGAGCgatctttcataattttcctTTCCTGGATATACGaactacaataataaaaaatttgcacTCAACGAGTCACCgcagaaataagaaaaatacctCTTAGTGCATCCTCTATTGCAGATATTGCAGACTCGCAATCTGTGTTATAACCAACCAGCTTCCCGTCAATAGGCCTCCTTATGATGGTATTTACAGCTCCTATGGACTGGTTTCAAAACAATCCACAATTCAGAAGCTTATATATGTGTCATTAAGCTATCATTGACAGTAGTTCAAATTAATTCACTTGCCGTGAAACGGAAATTGTTATTTACAATTCATCGGTATAAATGTCAGCATTGAATAAACAGAATTTGGTGGGAATTTTTGGACCTACATAGAGAAAAACAATGAAACACGATCTgattttcaaacaatgaaaaacaaacatcGCAAAGCTATACAGACCTTAGCCAGTGGATGGACTTCATCACAGCATGCCACTGCTGGTTCCTTATGGGGGATTCCTACACTACAAAACCATCAAAGAATAAATCATCAATTAgattaaacagaaaaataataatcacttCATAATCACAATGCTTTCTTTgggccaaaaataaataaaaaattgttaataacCTGAAACCAGCAAAGTCAGTGCCTGAATAGGTTCTGAAGAACTCCTTGACATCATCGACGAGCATGGGCACATAGATACCGTTAAATCTTGTATGCCTAAAGGCTGGGTTATGCAGAATTGGCCCCTTACTGTGGCCTACTGGATTTGAAACTAGGCCGAAAATTTTTGTGTCTGGGTTGATATGTTCAAGCTGATAAACTTGTTTAAGGCTGACTAGCGTAGGCAGCCCAGGTACTGATTTTCCTCCCAGGGATCCATACACCAAAAATCCACCAAATTTGGGACCCAGTAGCTGGCTTATAAGACCCCTACTGCCCACTGCCAGAGCGATTAAAGGCACCTGAAGATAGCAATTAAAAATGCCCCATGTTGCCTTACCAATGTTTcagttaataattaacatatataagATGAAAAGTTAATGAATGCTACTACCTGGCAGTGAGTAAGCATCTCAAAAACAGGGGCCAAGTCTGTAATAGAATCCACTGCAATTTCAAGCTTCATAACATCTGCTCCAGTAGCCTGCATGCAGGCAATGACATCCCCAAGTTTCTCTGTCGTAGGTTTCCCTCCACCATTCAAATAGCTTGATACAATTATTTTGGTATTGGATCGACTGTATATAATTTCACTCATGAGCGGATCAGAGGCTACCTGTTgcacagtttttatttttattttatagaatttaataaatcgGATCCACTGTAcacacacttaaaaaaaaattgttattgttaGCAGGTAGTgacaattttctattttgcaATCAAACCTCGTAGTCCATTTCGACAAATTCGACATCCAAGTCAAGAGCCCGTCTCAGTACTTGCAGGCAAGTATTCTTGCACGCTTCATCGCTCGACTTCCTCGATGATTTGAGCCTGTCAAGTGACAAACTTAGCTCAGGGTCCAGTCCACTGCAACTGCATGGCCTTTTTATTTTGGCTCCAAATTCGAAATGTATCAAACGTGACACTGATTCTGATTTGatcattataaattttgcAAGGTAATTATGTGACAACATTGTATGTCTAAGCTAGCCGATAAAACGCCAAAAAATGGTAAAAGTCTAGGAgaggattaaaaaattaggaaaataaaagtaatatttgCTCAAAATGGGCATAGTAGGGCCGCAGGCCAAGTTGCCGTTTCTGTGGTCAAGTGCTGgtgtgaaaaaagaaaagaaaagaaaatcgtAAGTGGCCCGCAGAAACGGGCGCTGCACGGTGCCCATTTTGGGCGAATATCGGTGCTCCGTTATTTAAAGACAAAAACGGCCCTAGGATTTGGTAAGCCCATGTGAACAATTTTGAAGGCAATGAAGGTCGGTGAAACGTGATGTGGTGGgtccaattaaaaataaacatgcgACTTCAAGTGTCGTTGTTGTCTGAGTGGTCAGGTTTATGGACCTTAAAATTTGACAAGTGACGAGAGCTGATAAGAAGCTTCTGGCTGAAGTTGTGTCCATCTTCGACCGTCCATCTAGTCCAATATATTTACATCCAATTTAAGGACTGCATTCAGTAATAGTGATAATCTACGGTCGATTATTGAATATAACTCATCAAGTTGATGCAACCCTTATATGACATGATATCAGCATCTTTGTCTTCtcatacaaaataatttacgCAGTTTAATGGGGGCCCAAATTCGAAAGTTGTCCATTTTGGCTTTTATAAGCAGGAGTTGGTTAAGTTACGGATCATGTAACTTACAGATCCAGTGGCTGCCAAGTCCCATTGCTTAGATTTCAATGCTTTTCTCCCTCCTCAGGGCACATGGCTGCCAACCATTgggtgtgtatgttacataatCCGTAACATAGCAAGCTGCAACGAAGGGGTCTGACACAATTTTTTTCACGTTACGTTAGTGGTTAAAGTTGCTGTATTTACTTTCTTGATATTTACATACCATTTTTAAAGGGGGAGTGAGATTCTCACTTTGTAGGTCTCATCTAATTTTAGAGTGGGAAGTGAGATTCTCACTCCCatgggggaggtgggagtgggaatccactctcCTCTCTTCCCTTTTTAtcctcataattaaaataaataaataatatcatatttattaaaaataataattataaacatattttttttattaaatttaataaaataataataaataaatattatatttatttaaataataatattattttataaattaaattcattaaaaataataatattaaacattaattttaataaatattaattatttatttaattaataatgtaaacacataaattggattcagGTTTCAAATCGATTCTCCTATTCcaatgtaagtaaacaacctactcccactccacactcccaatcctaagattcccactcctcaaGATTCTCACTTCAATCCAAAATGTAAATGCTAACTAAACTCATTTATCTGATTAATAATacgattatattttttattataaatttttatcattaaaactcaaatattagatataatttatttctctcCATTTCTCTTTTTGTAAAGGATGAATATGTACCTGATGTTTCActaataaaattctatataGACTTAATACTTTAATAGTGTTAATCGTAAAATATTAGAAGACATGTATAGTTTATAATctcaatatataatattattcacaTAAATATAAGTGTAATTTCAATAGTACAAACGAGTAATATTTTGatagataaatatattttataatattgatataaatatttgatgtaaacCTTGTTCACTATATAACCATTAAGCTTGTTATTGAataactcatttatttttcgtgTTACATTAAGACTTTAATATTTGaacatgattattaaatggacCCTATTTGGAGTCAAcctaaatttaacacgatATGAATGTGGCTTGGTGATATGTTTGGCCAGCTCTATCTGCTGCAATGAAGAGAAGTGTGTTGGCTAGCTGAGCCAAGTAGACTCATGACGTTTCGACACTTGTCTAACTCGCTTTTGCCTAATTGCCTATATCAGAAATTCTATTATGCAACTCGCAAATATTTTTGCCTTATTCATATgcctaaaaattaaataaacaatgtGAACAGGGTGGAACTATGTATaacaacttttatttatatgtaagGGActgaattaaaatttcaattatattttcatgtccgGACTAATAGTTTTTATGTTGCAACCTACTCTACTC encodes:
- the LOC102625919 gene encoding zerumbone synthase, with protein sequence MIRQGLSKKVPISIALLAERCSRGLSTESRKLEEKVALITGAASGIGKATAAKFISNGAKVVIADIQHQLGQQTAKELGPNATFIACDVTKESDVSDAVDFTISKHNQLDIMYNNAGVACKTPRSIVDLNLEVFDQVMRINVRGVVAGIKHSTRVMIPRRSGCILCTASVTGLLGGLAQHTYSVSKSAIIGLVKSMAAELCEYGIRINCISPFAIPTPFVMEEMSQIYAGVDASRLLELVYSTGVLEGTHCEPNDIANAALYLASDDAKYVSGHNLVVDGGFTSFKNLKLPAPVQVL
- the LOC102625541 gene encoding bifunctional 3-dehydroquinate dehydratase/shikimate dehydrogenase, chloroplastic-like, producing MEVAAKNSLLVCTQLECETTEEMQASIEQAKVEGADLVELCIDSMEFSHISEVDKLIQHPTLPAIVSYRLKSSRKSSDEACKNTCLQVLRRALDLDVEFVEMDYEVASDPLMSEIIYSRSNTKIIVSSYLNGGGKPTTEKLGDVIACMQATGADVMKLEIAVDSITDLAPVFEMLTHCQVPLIALAVGSRGLISQLLGPKFGGFLVYGSLGGKSVPGLPTLVSLKQVYQLEHINPDTKIFGLVSNPVGHSKGPILHNPAFRHTRFNGIYVPMLVDDVKEFFRTYSGTDFAGFSVGIPHKEPAVACCDEVHPLAKSIGAVNTIIRRPIDGKLVGYNTDCESAISAIEDALRERQGINGVASHTSPIAGKIFVLVGAGGAGRALAFGAKSRGARVIIFNRNYERAKALADAVSGEALHFEYLHEFFPEKGMILANASAIGMEPNSDQSPVPKEALKAYELVFDAVYTPRNTRLLREAAEVGATVVSGVEMFIRQALGQFRLFTGGLAPEDFMRKLVLEQF
- the LOC107177233 gene encoding F-box/kelch-repeat protein At1g57790-like — encoded protein: MATGQWADLPSELLSLIAERLGVIDLFSFSIVCKGWNSAASTPSSQISAQIISSPNRALWFLLYGKNSQCFLVSETDKKYKISIPEMNGAACIASKEGWLLLHRDDSPFFFCPFSASKIDLPKFRKSEQCNVVATFSAPPTSEDCIVAVACQNAPGVDLHLLSRGAKEWTTHTCTHLNGLIKTITGAAYADNTFQFYDDKDRLLTFTPENGKWKNYKIIFGSGEDHPNTETVPFFLWRDSFKRCSMNERLGLGEDVSVSTCGTVVPDGRHGKILFNERVSQQSKSRGLRGVWIEPRSPQIPPEMSW